The Eleutherodactylus coqui strain aEleCoq1 chromosome 13, aEleCoq1.hap1, whole genome shotgun sequence genome includes a window with the following:
- the GSS gene encoding glutathione synthetase, giving the protein MADLWADVYDDAKLLEEVAPIAMDAALLQGVVMRTKESPNSSDAVNFAPFTLLPSPVPRALFEQAKSVQEDFNLLVDRLSQSPSFLENTLSSAIKVDDFIEQLFKIYRHVLNEGLAQTVFLGINRSDYMFDCRADGATALKQIEINTIAASFGGLSSRTPAVHQLVLKALGKPEEAAKIPSNNPSLGISRGIAKAWELYGSPKAVVLFLVENVQRNIFDHRYIENELWNRNIKVIRRRLTDVYERGSLDDKKCLHVDGYEVAVAYFRTGYMPQDYMEQAWEARLMMERSKAVKCPDIATQLVGTKKVQQELSRPLVLEKFLPDQPEAVSRIRETFAGLYSLDIGEEGDKTVKIALKNPDQYVLKPQREGGGNNIYGDEIREVLGRVKDSTERTSYILMDKIKPQPVRNCLLRANSKVQVSECISELGMFGVYVRQGDKMVLNERVGHLLRTKATEHADGGVAAGVAVLDNPCLV; this is encoded by the exons ATGGCTGACTTATGGGCAGATGTATATGACGATGCAAAGCTGCTTGAGGAGGTAGCCCCCATTGCTATGGATGCGGCCCTTCTGCAAGGAGTTGTTATGAGAACGAAAGAAAGCCCCAATTCATCCGAT GCAGTGAATTTTGCTCCATTCACTCTGCTTCCTTCTCCTGTACCGAGAGCCCTCTTTGAACAAGCAAAGTCTGTCCAAGAAGATTTCAATTTGCTGGTGGATCGTCTCAGCCAGAGCCCTTCATTCCTGGAGAATACACTTTCCAG CGCCATAAAAGTAGACGACTTCATAGAGCAGCTTTTCAAAATTTATAGGCATGTGCTGAATGAGGGCTTGGCTCAG ACTGTGTTTTTAGGCATCAATCGCTCAGACTACATGTTTGACTGCCGAGCGGATGGCGCCACAGCTCTGAAACAGATCGAGATTAATACTATTGCTGCTAGTTTTGGCGGACTCTCATCTCGAACTCCAGCGGTGCACCA ACTTGTCTTGAAGGCACTTGGGAAACCGGAAGAAGCTGCTAAAATTCCGTCAAACAACCCGTCACTTGGGATATCTCGAGGGATTGCTAAAGCCTGGGAACTGTATGGCTCTCCAAA AGCTGTTGTCCTATTCTTGGTTGAGAATGTACAGAGGAACATTTTTGATCACCGTTACATTGAGAACGAGCTGTGGAACAG AAATATCAAAGTGATTAGGAGACGTCTCACGGATGTCTACGAGAGGGGATCCCTGGATGACAAGAAATGTCTACACGT GGATGGATATGAGGTTGCAGTAGCCTACTTCAGAACTGGATACATGCCTCAGGATTACATGGAGCAG GCTTGGGAAGCTCGTCTTATGATGGAAAGATCTAAAGCCGTGAAATGCCCAGATATAGCAACCCAACTAGTTGGTACCAAGAAGGTGCAACAGGAACTAAGTCGCCCTCTTGTACTGGAAAAGTTCTTGCCTGACCAACCAGAGGCTGTTTCCCGAATCAGGGAGACTTTCGCAGGCCTGTATTCCTTGGATATT ggtGAAGAAGGGGACAAGACTGTGAAAATTGCACTGAAAAACCCAGACCAATATGTATTAAAACCACAGAGGGAAGGTGGAG GAAATAATATCTATGGTGATGAAATCAGAGAAGTGCTAGGAAGGGTTAAAGACAGCACGGAGCGCACTTCTTACATACTTATGGATAAGATCAAGCCTCAGCCagtaagaaactgtcttttgagagccaacagcaaagtccaaGTGTCAGAGTGCATCAGTGAGCTGGGTATGTTTGGAGTATATGTGAG ACAAGGTGACAAGATGGTTCTCAACGAACGTGTGGGTCATCTTCTTAGGACGAAAGCTACTGAACATGCTGATGGCGGTGTGGCAGCTGGAGTCGCAGTCCTGGACAATCCTTGCCTTGTCTAA